The sequence below is a genomic window from Terriglobia bacterium.
GGGCATGACGCTTGTCGGCCAGGCCGACACTTTCGACCGCGTGCAGCGCTTTCTCCATGTCCTGCCGGTGCGGGCGAAAGATCCCGCGGATCGTGTGAGCCAGAGACCACCGGCCCAACCCGCCGCACAGCGTGTTCTCGACGACGGTCAAGGACGGTACAAGGTTGTGCTGTTGATAGATCGTGCCGATCCGCCGACGCACCGACCGGATCTCCGGCCCGCTCATGGTTGCGAGATCTTTGCCCTCAAACAAAACGGAACCGCTCGTCGGACGGACCGCCGCATTCAACAGACGGAACAACGTCGACTTCCCCGCCCCGGACGGACCGAGCAACGCGATGTGTTCTCCCGCGCCGACTCGAAGCGAAAAGTTTCGCAGCGCAGGCACGCGCGTGCGGCCCTGGACATATTCTTTAGTCACCGAGTCCAGGACGTAGATCACTTCAGCAGGCCTGCGCTTTTTGC
It includes:
- a CDS encoding phosphonate ABC transporter ATP-binding protein, which translates into the protein MIYVLDSVTKEYVQGRTRVPALRNFSLRVGAGEHIALLGPSGAGKSTLFRLLNAAVRPTSGSVLFEGKDLATMSGPEIRSVRRRIGTIYQQHNLVPSLTVVENTLCGGLGRWSLAHTIRGIFRPHRQDMEKALHAVESVGLADKRHARADELSGGQQQRVAIARALMQDPDVLLADEPVASLDPRLAEEILDLLTRLAAEQKRILMVSLHKVEVAIQRLPRVVALRNGGVEFDAESSGMTESILRDLYSSESPAPERNSGTGLRHELSCLG